The Carassius gibelio isolate Cgi1373 ecotype wild population from Czech Republic chromosome B22, carGib1.2-hapl.c, whole genome shotgun sequence genome window below encodes:
- the LOC127987442 gene encoding nicotinamide riboside kinase 2 isoform X2, whose translation MEAMVNTVKGWLENPIKFARSHGVQVTPATEMDDPESQVHILIVEGFLLYNYKPLLEFFDKSYYITIPYEECKLRRSTRQYTVPDPPGLFDGHVWPMYLKHRNCMENCGLPIEFLDGLKTKDEIYIQVHEDIHNTLLNRL comes from the exons ATGGAGGCCATGGTGAACACCGTCAAGGGTTGGCTTGAAAACCCAATCAAATTCGCCCGTTCCCACGGTGTGCAAGTGACCCCAGCCACAGAAATGGATGACCCGGAGAGCCAAGTGCACATACTCATCGTAGAAGGCTTTCTGCTGTACAACTACAA GCCTTTGCTGGAATTCTTTGACAAATCGTATTACATAACCATCCCATACGAGGAGTGCAAGTTAAGGAGAAG tacaagaCAATACACCGTCCCCGACCCTCCTGGGCTCTTTGACGGTCATGTGTGGCCCATGTATCTGAAACACCGGAACTGCATGGAGAACTGTGGTTTGCCAATTG AATTCTTGGACGGCTTGAAAACAAAAGATGAAATCTACATCCAGGTTCACGAAGACATCCACAACACTCTCCTGAATCGTTTATAG
- the mydgf gene encoding myeloid-derived growth factor: protein MACNVHINSCAKLLLLLVVLCAARAFAERTKTLDFDVKPGGVVQTFSAKLKKYKCTFTYACQGGTNEQWQMSVGLSDDEQMFSCSVWRPQGKSYLFFTQFKAEIKGAKIEYATAYSQMAVGGQRDVALKEEEYIVSESSVTHREGKFHSELSKLTVIGRTRHDEL from the exons ATGGCATGCAATGTTCACATAAACTCGTGTGCAAAGCTTCTGCTGCTGTTGGTCGTGTTGTGCGCGGCTCGCGCTTTTGCTGAAAGAACTAAAACCCTCGACTTCGATGTCAAACCTGGAGGAGTTGTGCAGACTTTCTCTGCTAAACTT AAAAAGTATAAATGCACCTTCACATATGCGTGTCAAGGAGGAACCAATGAG CAATGGCAAATGAGCGTTGGACTAAGTGATGATGAGCAGATGTTTTCCTGTTCAGTATGGAG GCCTCAAGGGAAGTCCTACTTGTTTTTTACCCAGTTCAAAGCCGAGATAAAAGGAGCCAAGATTGAGTACGCCACTGCATAT TCCCAGATGGCCGTGGGTGGACAGAGGGATGTTGCTTTGAAGGAAGAAGAGTACATTGTATCGGAGTCTTCAG TGACCCACAGAGAAGGGAAATTCCATTCTGAGCTTTCCAAGCTCACTGTCATTGGTCGGACACGCCACGATGAACTCTGA
- the LOC127988440 gene encoding uncharacterized protein LOC127988440 — protein MTRPGHLKKGHILSRVPFLGRRMFSETKGVGETRIQPATSSQLQNGIQRPQADILAYFGTGDHGTNTCGPKRQNSPLNGYTARKHLAVQGGHAQLDMTGQICQTSVQLNRPPGTGLQHNSVSVNYSLRECSFVVHRHQTEPHPFLRKCARDAPTQFRGHGNCGVPVCAAEQQSCSVQGALLMEQHASDWTDASDTHNSTFNKDEELCTSNRQGTSRRCLGPVMQDSNGPSLANQVLLSTKDVDKTNSNPLKCKAKVPQGDLSGPGRGSYAFSSKQSERAIRDQIQRVVVNLEEVLHGLKEIHLEMKEVVQKIDLLTADIDMDNEKPGDPLKGCHSGKIQGVCSDKSAHKTPTPSLAPPAYPIKDQGLHDAGQKQESTQELVISQRHTSGTSSRRRSQKPPPYPYASTMGRVNPKAKDKVQKTPPYPFRRRLLSTIV, from the exons ATGACAAGGCCGGGACACTTAAAGAAGGGACACATCCTCTCGAGAGTACCCTTCTTGGGCCGCAGAATGTTCTCCGAGACAAAAGGGGTCGGAGAGACACGCATTCAACCCGCCACTTCAAGCCAACTACAAAATGGAATACAAAGACCTCAAGCGGACATCCTTGCTTATTTTGGGACTGGGGACCACGGAACGAACACCTGTGGACCAAAGCGGCAGAATTCCCCCCTTAATGGATACACTGCCAGGAAACATTTAGCTGTTCAGGGGGGTCATGCACAGCTAGACATGACTGGCCAGATTTGTCAGACCAGCGTGCAGTTGAACCGGCCTCCAGGGACGGGGCTGCAACATAACAGCGTCTCTGTGAACTACAGCTTGAGAGAATGCAGCTTTGTGGTCCACCGGCACCAGACCGAGCCACACCCCTTCTTGAGGAAGTGTGCTCGAGACGCGCCAACACAGTTCAGAGGTCATGGAAACTGTGGAGTGCCTGTTTGTGCAGCTGAGCAACAATCGTGCTCTGTGCAAGGGGCCTTGCTTATGGAACAACATGCATCAGACTGGACGGACGCAAGTGACACTCACAATTCAACCTTTAATAAGGATGAAGAACTTTGTACTTCTAACAGACAGGGAACTTCACGTAGATGTCTGGGACCTGTGATGCAAGACTCAAACGGACCTAGTCTGGCAAATCAAGTTTTGCTGTCTACCAAAGATGTCGACAAGACCAATTCGAACCCCCTTAAGTGTAAAGCAAAGGTGCCCCAAGGGGATCTCAGTGGACCTGGAAGAGGGTCTTACGCTTTCAGCTCTAAGCAGTCGGAAAGAGCTATTCGGGACCAGATCCAAAGAGTTGTTGTGAATCTTGAGGAGGTTCTACATGGCCTGAAAGAGATACATCTGGAAATGAAGGAG GTGGTCCAGAAGATAGACCTTCTGACGGCCGATATTGATATGGACAACGAGAAACCGGGGGACCCTTTAAAAGGATGCCACTCAGGAAAGATACAAGGAGTCTGTTCTGACAAGTCAGCCCATAAAACACCAACTCCATCTTTGGCACCACCAGCATATCCCATAAAAGATCAAGGGCTGCATGATGCAGGTCAAAAACAGGAATCAACTCAGGAGTTGGTAATTTCTCAAAGACATACATCTGGGACCTCTTCAAGGCGCAGGAGCCAGAAGCCTCCACCTTACCCCTACGCCAGCACAATGGGAAGAGTGAATCCGAAAGCAAAAGACAAAGTTCAGAAGACGCCACCATACCCATTTAGACGGAGACTGCTCTCAACCATTGTTTGA
- the LOC127987441 gene encoding caytaxin-like isoform X1 produces the protein MCSVDLGPPMEIIEVRDEWLDDDFPRPLPTEADMDSSCALNEGRTSPPNSLLIGGAGGGGAHRKRRTLVAPNMNLSLDQSEGSLLSEDFLDTPDDLDINVDDIETPDETDSLEFITNGNDLEWEDDTPVASAKAPPAESDTDGAGVDGVNGRLWRTVIIGEQEHRINMQVIRPYLRVISHGGYYGEGLNAIIVFTACYLPDSSCPDYHYLMENLFLYVVSSLEMLVAEDYLIIYMNGGTPRSKMPGISWLKKCYQMIDRRLRKNLKSLIITHPSWFIRTVVAISKPFISVKFINKIRYVHSLEELEKIVPMDHIQIPECVLQFDEERMNARKERMEREQKEQHHQEQQQKPVNQNASLSHD, from the exons ATGTGCAGTGTTGACTTGGGCCCGCCGATGGAGATCATAGAGGTGAGAGACGAATGGCTGGACGATGATTTTCCCAG GCCACTTCCTACGGAGGCTGACATGGACTCTTCCTGTGCCCTCAACGAGGGGAGAAcct CTCCCCCAAACTCTCTCCTCATTGGTGGAGCTGGAGGGGGCGGAGCTCATCGGAAGCGGCGCACGCTGGTGGCCCCGAATATGAACTTGTCGTTGGACCAGAGCGAAGGGTCCCTACTTTCCGAAGACTTCCTGGATACGCCTGACGATCTGGATATTAATGTGGATGATATCGAGACGCCCGATGAGACAGACTCGCTGGAGTTCATCACCAACGGCAACGACCTGGAGTGGGAGG ATGACACACCCGTCGCCTCGGCCAAAGCGCCCCCTGCTGAAAGCGACACTGATGGAGCAGGTGTGGACGGTGTCAACGGCCGTTTATGGAGGACCGTGATCATCGGCGAACAGGAGCATCGGATCAACATGCAGGTCATACGACCCTATCTGCGGGTCATATCTCACGGAG GCTACTATGGCGAGGGCTTGAACGCCATCATTGTGTTCACGGCCTGTTACCTTCCTGACAGCAGCTGCCCAGATTACCATTACCTGATGGAAAACCTCTTTCT GTATGTGGTGAGCAGTCTGGAGATGCTGGTGGCGGAGGATTACCTGATCATATACATGAACGGAGGAACGCCGCGGAGCAAGATGCCCGGCATCAGCTGGCTCAAGAAGTGCTATCAGATGATCGACAGAAG ACTGAGGAAAAACCTGAAATCTCTGATCATCACTCACCCGTCCTGGTTCATCCGGACAGTCGTTGCAATTTCCAAACCTTTCATCag TGTGAAGTTCATAAATAAGATCCGTTATGTGCACAGTCTGGAAGAGCTGGAAAAGATTGTTCCTATGGATCATATCCAGATCCCAGAGTGTGTCTTACA ATTTGACGAGGAAAGAAtgaatgctagaaaagagag AATGGAGCGGGAACAGAAAGAGCAGCATCATCAAGAACAGCAACAGAAGCCCGTCAATCAAAACGCATCATTATCCCATGACTGA
- the LOC127987442 gene encoding nicotinamide riboside kinase 2 isoform X1 encodes MKYIIGIGGVTNGGKTTLTNRLIKALPNCCVVHQDDFFKPPDQIAVGEDGFKQWDVITALDMEAMVNTVKGWLENPIKFARSHGVQVTPATEMDDPESQVHILIVEGFLLYNYKPLLEFFDKSYYITIPYEECKLRRSTRQYTVPDPPGLFDGHVWPMYLKHRNCMENCGLPIEFLDGLKTKDEIYIQVHEDIHNTLLNRL; translated from the exons ATGAAGTACATCATTGGAATAGGAGG cgtgacTAATGGTGGTAAAACCACCTTGACGAACAGGTTAATAAAAGCCTTACCAAACTGCTGTGTGGTTCACCAGGATGACTTCTTCAAG CCTCCGGATCAGATAGCAGTCGGAGAGGATGGCTTTAAACAGTGGGATG TGATCACAGCTTTGGATATGGAGGCCATGGTGAACACCGTCAAGGGTTGGCTTGAAAACCCAATCAAATTCGCCCGTTCCCACGGTGTGCAAGTGACCCCAGCCACAGAAATGGATGACCCGGAGAGCCAAGTGCACATACTCATCGTAGAAGGCTTTCTGCTGTACAACTACAA GCCTTTGCTGGAATTCTTTGACAAATCGTATTACATAACCATCCCATACGAGGAGTGCAAGTTAAGGAGAAG tacaagaCAATACACCGTCCCCGACCCTCCTGGGCTCTTTGACGGTCATGTGTGGCCCATGTATCTGAAACACCGGAACTGCATGGAGAACTGTGGTTTGCCAATTG AATTCTTGGACGGCTTGAAAACAAAAGATGAAATCTACATCCAGGTTCACGAAGACATCCACAACACTCTCCTGAATCGTTTATAG
- the LOC127987441 gene encoding caytaxin-like isoform X2, with product MDSSCALNEGRTSPPNSLLIGGAGGGGAHRKRRTLVAPNMNLSLDQSEGSLLSEDFLDTPDDLDINVDDIETPDETDSLEFITNGNDLEWEDDTPVASAKAPPAESDTDGAGVDGVNGRLWRTVIIGEQEHRINMQVIRPYLRVISHGGYYGEGLNAIIVFTACYLPDSSCPDYHYLMENLFLYVVSSLEMLVAEDYLIIYMNGGTPRSKMPGISWLKKCYQMIDRRLRKNLKSLIITHPSWFIRTVVAISKPFISVKFINKIRYVHSLEELEKIVPMDHIQIPECVLQFDEERMNARKERMEREQKEQHHQEQQQKPVNQNASLSHD from the exons ATGGACTCTTCCTGTGCCCTCAACGAGGGGAGAAcct CTCCCCCAAACTCTCTCCTCATTGGTGGAGCTGGAGGGGGCGGAGCTCATCGGAAGCGGCGCACGCTGGTGGCCCCGAATATGAACTTGTCGTTGGACCAGAGCGAAGGGTCCCTACTTTCCGAAGACTTCCTGGATACGCCTGACGATCTGGATATTAATGTGGATGATATCGAGACGCCCGATGAGACAGACTCGCTGGAGTTCATCACCAACGGCAACGACCTGGAGTGGGAGG ATGACACACCCGTCGCCTCGGCCAAAGCGCCCCCTGCTGAAAGCGACACTGATGGAGCAGGTGTGGACGGTGTCAACGGCCGTTTATGGAGGACCGTGATCATCGGCGAACAGGAGCATCGGATCAACATGCAGGTCATACGACCCTATCTGCGGGTCATATCTCACGGAG GCTACTATGGCGAGGGCTTGAACGCCATCATTGTGTTCACGGCCTGTTACCTTCCTGACAGCAGCTGCCCAGATTACCATTACCTGATGGAAAACCTCTTTCT GTATGTGGTGAGCAGTCTGGAGATGCTGGTGGCGGAGGATTACCTGATCATATACATGAACGGAGGAACGCCGCGGAGCAAGATGCCCGGCATCAGCTGGCTCAAGAAGTGCTATCAGATGATCGACAGAAG ACTGAGGAAAAACCTGAAATCTCTGATCATCACTCACCCGTCCTGGTTCATCCGGACAGTCGTTGCAATTTCCAAACCTTTCATCag TGTGAAGTTCATAAATAAGATCCGTTATGTGCACAGTCTGGAAGAGCTGGAAAAGATTGTTCCTATGGATCATATCCAGATCCCAGAGTGTGTCTTACA ATTTGACGAGGAAAGAAtgaatgctagaaaagagag AATGGAGCGGGAACAGAAAGAGCAGCATCATCAAGAACAGCAACAGAAGCCCGTCAATCAAAACGCATCATTATCCCATGACTGA